In Oryza brachyantha chromosome 1, ObraRS2, whole genome shotgun sequence, the following are encoded in one genomic region:
- the LOC102712955 gene encoding beta-galactosidase 1, producing MMGRRGSCWVALALLLAVVAAGGVGGTSVSYDERSLVIDGQRRILISGSIHYPRSTPDMWPDLIKKAKEGGLDAIETYIFWNGHEPHRRQYNFEGNYDVIRFFKEIQNAGMYAILRIGPYICGEWNYGGLPVWLRDIPGMQFRLHNEPFENEMETFTTLIINKMKDAKMFAGQGGPIILAQIENEYGNIMGKLNNNQSASEYIHWCADMANKQNVGVPWIMCQQDDDVPHNVVNTCNGFYCHEWFPNRTGIPKIWTENWTGWFKAWDKPDFHRSAEDIAFAVAMFFQKRGSLQNYYMYHGGTNFGRTSGGPYITTSYDYDAPLDEYGNLRQPKYGHLKELHSVLKSMEKILVHGQYVDTNYGKNVTVTKYTLDKSSACFINNQFDDRDVNVTLDGSTHLLPAWSVSILPDCKTVAFNSAKIKTQTSVMVKKPKSVKPESLKWSWMPENLRPFMTDEKGSFRKNELLEQITTSTDQSDYLWYRTSLNHKGDGSYTLYVNTTGHELYAFVNGKLVAQNHSANGDFVFQLKSPVKLHDGKNYISLLSATVGLKNYGPLFEKMPAGIVGGPVKLIDNNGTQIDLSNSSWSYKAGLAGEYRQIYLDKPAYKWDGHNGTIPINRPFTWYKTTFEAPVGEDAVVVDLLGLNKGVAWVNGNNLGRYWPSYTAADMAGCHRCDYRGAFQAEGDGTSCLTGCGEPSQRFYHVPRSFLRAGEPNTLVLFEEAGGDPSEVSLRTVAPGAVCASGEAGDALTLSCGGGARTMSSVDVASFGVERGRCGAYEGGCESKAAYEAFAAACVGKESCTVQITGELAGAGCVSGVLTVQATC from the exons ATGAtggggcggcgcggcagcTGCTGGGTGGCGCTGGCGCTGCTGCTGGCCGtcgtggcggccggcggcgtgggcggcACCAGCGTCAGCTACGACGAGCGGAGCCTGGTGATCGACGGCCAGCGGCGCATCCTCATCTCCGGATCCATCCACTACCCCAGGAGCACCCCCGAC ATGTGGCCTGATCTAATCAAGAAGGCCAAGGAAGGTGGCCTAGATGCAATCGAGACTTACATCTTCTGGAATGGTCATGAGCCCCACCGTCGTCAG TACAATTTCGAGGGGAACTATGACGTCATCAGGTTCTTCAAGGAGATACAGAATGCTGGCATGTATGCCATTCTTCGCATCGGCCCATATATCTGCGGTGAATGGAACTATGG AGGACTTCCTGTTTGGCTGCGTGACATCCCTGGAATGCAGTTTAGGCTGCATAATGAGCCTTTTGAG AATGAGATGGAGACTTTCACCACTCTCATAATCAACAAGATGAAGGATGCCAAAATGTTCGCAGGGCAAGGAGGCCCAATCATTCTTGCTCAG ATTGAGAATGAGTACGGGAACATCATGGGAAAACTAAACAACAACCAGTCTGCGTCCGAATACATCCACTGGTGTGCGGACATGGCGAACAAGCAGAACGTCGGTGTCCCATGGATCATGTGTCAGCAGGATGATGATGTGCCGCACAATGTG GTCAACACTTGCAATGGATTCTATTGCCATGAGTGGTTTCCAAACAGGACTGGCATCCCCAAGATTTGGACAGAGAATTGGACCGGCTG GTTCAAAGCATGGGACAAGCCTGACTTCCATAGGTCAGCTGAAGACATTGCTTTCGCGGTTGCGATGTTCTTCCAAAAGCGTGGATCTTTGCAAAACTACTACATG tacCATGGTGGGACCAATTTTGGCCGTACCTCAGGAGGCCCATACATCACAACTAGCTATGACTATGATGCGCCTTTGGATGAGTATG GTAATCTCAGGCAGCCCAAATATGGCCACTTGAAGGAGCTACACTCAGTCCTCAAGTCCATGGAGAAGATTCTTGTCCATGGGCAGTACGTCGACACCAACTATGGCAAAAACGTCACG GTCACAAAGTACACTCTGGACAAGTCCTCTGCTTGTTTCATCAACAACCAATTCGATGATAGGGATGTGAATGTGACACTTGATGGAAGCACTCACCTCTTGCCTGCATGGTCTGTTAGTATCTTGCCTGACTGCAAGACTGTTGCCTTCAATAGTGCcaag ATTAAGACCCAGACATCTGTCATGGTGAAGAAGCCTAAATCAGTGAAGCCAGAGAGCCTAAAATGGTCATGGATGCCTGAGAACTTGAGACCCTTCATGACCGATGAAAAGGGCAGCTTCAGGAAGAACGAGCTCTTGGAACAAATCACAACATCAACTGACCAAAGCGATTATCTGTGGTATAGGACAAG CCTTAACCACAAGGGAGATGGGAGCTACACATTGTACGTGAACACAACTGGCCATGAACTTTATGCCTTTGTCAATGGAAAGCTTGTTG CACAAAACCATTCTGCCAATGGTGATTTTGTCTTCCAACTCAAGTCGCCAGTGAAGCTTCACGACGGCAAGAACTACATCTCTCTCCTGAGTGCCACCGTTGGCCTTAAG AACTATGGACCTTTGTTCGAGAAGATGCCTGCTGGCATTGTCGGAGGCCCAGTTAAGCTAATCGACAACAATGGCACCCAGATTGACCTCTCCAACAGCTCATGGTCTTACAAG GCTGGGTTGGCCGGTGAGTACAGGCAGATTTATCTTGACAAGCCTGCCTACAAATGGGACGGTCACAATGGCACCATCCCTATCAACAGGCCATTCACTTGGTACAAG ACGACGTTCGAAGCTCCCGTCGGCGAGgacgcggtggtggtggacctCCTGGGCCTCAACAAGGGCGTCGCGTGGGTCAACGGCAACAACCTCGGCCGCTACTGGCCCTCGTACACGGCGGCGGACATGGCCGGCTGCCACCGCTGCGACTACCGCGGCGCCTTCCAGGCCGAGGGCGACGGCACCAGCTGCCTCACCGGCTGCGGCGAGCCCTCCCAGCGCTTCTACCACGTGCCCCGCTCCTtcctccgcgccggcgagcccaaCACGCTCGTGCTCTtcgaggaggccggcggcgacccctCGGAGGTCTCCCTCCGCACCGTGGCGCCGGGCGCCGTCTGCGCCTccggcgaggccggcgacgCCCTGACGCTgtcgtgcggcggcggcgccaggaCCATGTCGAGCGTCGACGTGGCCAGCTTCGGCGTGGAGCGCGGCCGGTGCGGCGCCTACGAGGGCGGCTGCGAGTCCAAGGCGGCGTACGAGGCATTCGCGGCGGCGTGCGTGGGCAAGGAGTCGTGCACCGTGCAGATCaccggcgagctcgccggcgccgggtgCGTGTCCGGCGTGCTCACCGTGCAGGCCACTTGCTGA